In Miscanthus floridulus cultivar M001 chromosome 8, ASM1932011v1, whole genome shotgun sequence, the sequence tcaacaagtcatatatgtaaacaagtcatatatgtaaacaagtcatataaacaagtcatatatgtcaacaagtcatatatgtaaacaagcgaattgtcgttctcgctagggcgaattcgtcgttctcgctagggcgaattcgtcttttatatgacttgtttacatatatgacttgtttatatatatgacttgtttatatgacttgtttacatatatgacttgtttacatatatgacttgttgacatatatgattgtttacatatatgaattgtttatatatgtgacttagatttattttgtttatgacttattgtacatatatgacttgtttacatatatgacttgtttatatatatgtgacttagataaatttgtatatgacttattgtatatatatgacttgtttatatatgcgacttaaattttgttaaatttgttagatatggctacccgggagacaacatggaggaagaaatgatgaatattatgccaatgctggtgagcaggatgttgatgacggaagtcaatacctagctcttgaaaatgaccaagaaaatgttttgcaagaaaatacaggcgaggtatatatactaaatatatattatatgtgaatattgtatatatttctatgtacaaaagatatttatttattatttttttatatgtagccctctggatcggcgaccacaacggcgaagagcaaaaatgttcgaggaccgaagaaaccactggagggccggtacaAAATATCAGAATTCAACATCAAGACAGGCGAACCAtttggtccacataaaaggaaattcgtggaacactgtgggtaccttgtaagggacagaattccgatcagtatccgtgaatggaagaaaaagatcaacgagcctgatgttagttttgtctctgatgttgacaagaatttgctctggaatgatattcttgcccatttcacgttgcaagcggatgattatgatgatatcaacgatgatgaattggaggagctagttcgatcgtgggctatgaagaagatggccacacaattccagacttggaagaaacacctatacaacacatacatcaagaagaacgaaacgtcgaatttcaatactgctacgggcccgatctcgaaatagaggccctattggaatgatttcgtagagtacaagacatcagcagagggtgaggcacgggtgagaaggaaccaagagaatgcccgaaaaaaggtataccaccatgacatgggatcaggtggctacgatactgccattccgaagtggcacaaaatggaagcggacattattgccaaggggatcgaaccagaatcagccaagtggcccccacgctcgaagaattggttttcgGTCATGGGAGAAGACTCGACCCACAGACCGGCCTAgcagtgtatgggcaaaaactcgAAATAGCAGCACGCCtattggcttttgctatagaagctaaagagactggtgtgttcaagcccaatagagagaaggatgagctgacgtatgccatcgggactgctgaacacactggccgaaccagaggcttaggacacaacactccatgggttcatggtttccctaatgatagggaaacctaccgaagccgccagagaagcaaggaggagcaagcagcgtgggtcacaatgttggaggaaatggtgcttgaagcaaaggagcgagaaaaagcaatggaagcaagaatgcaggagaaatcagaaagcaagtgcagatggcaatgagtgcccagaggcaggcatcagagccaggaatgaatgttaatattagccccctggtcagttgaaaagcatgcgcttccactgagctgccaaagcaagatgacgcagcgctgcgcttccccgtggatgatgtcactactccaatgacagcaattgagctacatgttccaagggggaatgacacaatcaaggtcgttgtcggtgtttttactcctctagaccctactaagacaccaagaatccatggggcaccaatacaacctggatatACTAGGGTCAcagtggataaagtgagcaaaggttacgaggatctagctcttgacattcctggaggtgatggagagaagactctaggagaagcagagaaggcatatatatactatggcgcaagcgctacatcattatccctggggcgtctgctccaccgccagtagacattaggtgcggacaaagttatcaaaacaattttttgataattttctatgggcatgactaataataagcatttacttatatctcattattttttgtactcacaaagcagggcctccgccaaccaaagtccagctgttgcttctcccgaccatcatagtgctcagggcaatgatgatgccttcgaaggcactgctgcatccccaccatctccaactcctccgccgcctccaaggaagtccacaactcctccaccgaggtctccaacgcctctaccgcctccaaagtctgcactgcctccaaggtagtctccaacgcctcccccgcctccaaggaagccagcccctaagaggtccgccccgcaaacgaagccgttgctcTGCTCgccggcaaagaagcagaaagcaaatactcatccagttattccccaaaaactatcttatgagaaaagtgaacaggaattaaaggatgcagtacaaaaagaagtgacagatttctttgaaggtgcaaaacaggcacgacgagcgagggagaacctggagccatcatacttcttcctacctccagatcagctaagaaagaagttggaacaaaaaaaacgggattctcttaagagcgccgtgaaacaaccgatatcggactatgaccgctctctcaccaagtcatatgaggcggcacaaaaaaagaagagagtagggaaaggtgttgcacaacttggacaacaaacgcaacaatcaatcccccccttgtcgttcctaacgaatatggttcaaacttaaacttagtggcggaggtaggcggctatgagtcatttcttcggttttatgaggaaactggtttgaaccttgccgaagtgctcgctgaaggaccatctgctctagaagtggatccttacaagaaatttgtaccaggccagagtctatacaacccagagaaattaggtgaactgggtacgcaaatgtacctgctaaacgggtggtacatgtcggcgtctgatgcgggacaaatctatctttctgtcagaattaaaaaccaccattacttccgtggcaatgacattatctatgtcgagcttgcagaattacaccaactatgccacctggactctctcgacaaaagtctcattagctgctattgtttgtaagtgtggttattttctactatattcacaatttctttattatatattcacaatatatatattcacaattttcatgtatgcagatatgagatgacagaacttagaaagagaaaggataatgatgttgggttcgttgatccgtatgtcgtatacaaacgccctaaccccccgaaggattataagcctcaacctgagagaaatctcatgaatttcttagtgaaccaacgcgacaagaaggagatactcttcccctacaacttcaagtaagtgttattataagtaattaatgtcgatcatatatatgggacatcaatatttccttactagctagttacctctctctcacacacacacatatacatacatacatatatatatatatatatatatatatatatatatatatatatatatatatatatatatatatatatatatatatatatatgcagcaatcactggatattgatggtcatcgatatggccaatagtagattgaaaatcttagactcgttgagaaaaccgcaaacggagtatcaagacatgatagatattatacaagggtaattaatttagtttatctataacaacatatatatatatatatatatatatatatatatatatatatatatatatatatatatatatatataatggcgccgatctctcaacaactattaaaggttaaattatttttttattttattgggagcagggtttggaaaaggttcattgagaaacaaaaaatgaaacattccaaagcgccactgggtgtaatcgcacataaagtaagtactataactacacatttatattcaattaacaccatatgatgatttcaattcaccctaattgattttttgtcgtaaaagtgggttctaaggcaggagcagggtaacaactaccgcggatactatgtttgcgagttcatcatggcgtactcaaagagaactcctaaagagcaactcaaagtacgtatataaatactttttcctttatattatttcgatcgtatatttacaatttctttattgctctcatttgtataagtaattacatgagcaatacacatacatatatatatatatatattaatactttttcctttaacttttattgaagactaaatggttgaggaaaagagtcatacgacttgaccaacttaaagcaattcgagagactatagcaggatttctaaatgaccaggtcatcaaccccaacggcgagttctacaatgacccgaacgaaacgtggatgccaaatctggaggagtgaattgctaaggacataaacaatttatatatcaaacctttgtaatatatatatatatatatatatatatatatatatatatatgtatgcacatattatatgtacataaaataacatgtgtgtatatatgatcatcatatatatttgcatgtacgcgtatattcgtttgttatttatgtacaaagttcgaacgaaaacttacgcgtgcgaagtacacatatatattactattagcagcgtattcgaaaatgtattttaatatcaaaactaatcattaaatggaaaaagaaaccaaaaatagaaaccagaaaaaggaaaaaaaaaagagggacatttagtcccggttggtgtttccaaccgggactaaaggtcctgccccgtggcggtccctggccaggcctggaggccccctttactcccggttggtgtttccaaccaggactaaaggtccccctttagtcccgggcgtcaagctgggactaaaggaggatacctttagtcccggattgatgctcccggttgggaaaccaggactaaaggggtttcccaaccgggagcaaaaagccttgctgcactAGTGAAATGTCCCATTTCTTGCGTTCGATATCATACTTCAtccgcacttctgcatgatctcgctgtcGAGCTGTGAAATCAGTATCAGTCTCATTAtcttccctcaccgggtccactggctcagtcGGACACGaggaggtaagcgctaggtcatttttaGACAGCGCAAGTGCTAATTCATACTTCTCTCACCATACCCTGTAGTTGCCCCCTTGAAGAGGCGGTATGTGCGAGATAAaagccattgggttgagtcctgaaaaacaccgtcagagatagtgagaaaatatgactTCATAATTGTATGATTTAATTTAACATTAGTCAatattaaaacatacaacattcttatacactaattctacatcatcattggggcagaaatagaattaatgcatggaaaaacttttgaataaaattacaatattattatcatcatgttggtcagaaaataacaatatcataatttacttAAACAAATATTACTACTCCTCCAATTAAAAATTTCCCGTTGGTTCAAAAATTAATCAGAGGATAAACTGATCATTGCAGCGGAAAACTCATACTTAATTGGTGAATTTTATCCACACGAAAATTCTCTTTACTAATTTTATTTGAGCCATTAATCAAATACCAGGAAAAGAATAAATTCTTTGGAATTTAGAAAATGAAAAGGGCTCAAAGCATTACTCTTTACTCGGCCCAAGCAGCAAAGCCGCCTAGCCTGCTATGCTCTCGCGCGCGCTGCGCCTTCCTAGgacgcaacctaggcctgggccagcAAAGCTGCCCGCCGCGGGCGCTCGCCTAGGCCGAATGCTGGCCCGCTCGCTCTGCACCGTCCATCTCAGATCGATGGTCGAGCGCGCTCGTCGGCGGAACAAAAACCAGCGCGCGGCGTCTCTCCCCGAACCCTAGGCTCATTCGtctccttccccttcctctctcaGCGCAGCGAGCAGCAGGCACCGAGCGAAAAGTTGATAGGTGATGGCGTcgtcgctggccccctcgccggAGCGCGCGCTCCCCAGCatgtgagcgcgccgccgtcgagtggaCTAGTCGCGGCGCCCTTGGCCAGAGCTCGTGCAAACCTGACGAGCAGCagcggctcggccttcttctcgcGTGCCGACGAGACGGCAGCGTGGTGTAGCGGCGAGGTAAGCAGTCTCCCAAGCCCTtcgcctttccccttctcctttcTGATTGGATCTCGCTCTATTCTTCTCGGATCTTGTCTGattggggttagggttagtgTTAGGTCGAGTTAGGGTTGgagtactgttcttcttccccaatctgggtttagggttcgatgaaccctctgCTTAGATCCGAATCAGATCTATCACCTCCTTCTAATTGCTGCTACTCGGTTTTCTACTCCGATAAGCTAGATCTACGCCTAGTTAGGcgactgataccattgatagattaCATTACAGGATCACTAACCATAGATCTAGCATACCTACTGATATTTGATGAAGTGTAAACCCTAGAACATGTACTAATACGAGATTAATAGACAGAGTGAGAGAGAGATAGGGGTTgaggaggtgcaaaccatcggtCGCCTTCGTGGAAAACGAGCTGGCCATGGGGTTGTTTGACGGTGGCGCGGTGAAGCCCGACGATGAAGGCGTTGTCGCTGTGGCGACGgtgcagaggcggcggcggcggccggtgaCGGTCTTTTCGTTGCTGGCAGCACCCCCTCTTAGATCGGTTAGGGTTTCGGGACTGTAGGTGGGGCGTTTGGTGGCTCAGGTAAACCTCGTGTCTtgtgccctggcccccacctccctttttatggcgctgtgcgacgagggcccaccaaccatggaacggTTGGGCGCCTCCCATGCGAACGCGAATCCAAGGACCCAATTAACGAGATCATCTAACACTGCTCACATGCCGCCCTGCGAGCTGAGAGGTGTCGTACGGCAGGCATCCTTCCCCAAAGCTCCTTTTCCCCAGTTCACGCTTGCTGCTTGCATCAGTGAATATATATTTATCTTCATGCGATCATCAAAAGAACAAACAAGGAACATGGCATATGCTTCTCTATAGCTGCGTACAGAATCGATGTACGAAACAATTTGCAGAGAATATAACTCCATTACTTGGATCTTACTTTCATTCACTACATTTTACAGAGGGTACGACGTACGTACGAACAGTAGTGCCTAGACGCAGAGCTACTAGCTAGTTACATGGGGTGAAGTGAAGTGAACCTTCTCTGTTTGTTTCAAAGGTTCTTCTAGCCTTCTAGGACGGCATGTAGCTTTGCAGATGCCTTCCAGACCCATGGGGGGGACGAGGGACAAAAATAACACGAGAATGGGTGGGTAGTACATTGCCTTGGAGTAGACACGGACACGGTTACTGTATTCGACAGTAGCGCCAACATGCTCAAAACATTTTTCAGTGACGTTGTGCTTTGTGTGTGGCCTCTTTTTCCTCGGTGGCGCTGGCGCAGCGCAGCACACAGTGGTCAGGGAATCGAAGAACATGTAATGCAGCAACCACCACGAGTCGGTTTCAGAGGCCACCACAAGCGAAGAATCGTCAGAGCGAGAgaaaggagagaggagagagagaaaaaatggTGGTGGTGGGGTATGTTCGCATGATTGGACACCGATTCGATCGATTGACTAGTCGACCGCCCGACGGCCCGGCTGATGAGCTGAGCTACACCCGCGGCCGAATCATCGGTGGCGCCGAGGATTTCCGCTTCCATTCCACCAGACGGAGCAAGAAGTCCATCACCTCGCCGGGGTCCTGCAGGGAGTAGGAGGCGTTCGTCTCCTTGGGGCACCTGGACACAAGGATCCCGATGCCTTGGCCCCTCTTCCTCAGCACCTGATGCCATGCCACGCGAGAAGAGATTATCAGTATCAGCTTGCGCGcgcaaaaaaacaaatatatatagaaCACAGTCGAAATCGAAGAGAGATTCAGCATCGGCAGATGATAAGCTGAGCACCTTGAAAGCATCCTCGTCGGTGCGGTCGTCACCGATGTACACCGGGAGGACGTCGCTGCAGTTGGCGAATcctggagagagagagacagcgAAAAATAGGCGGTGTGTCATCAGCTACGATTTGTTTTGGACAGGGGTGTGATACGCAAGTACTAAATAAAAACTGCAAGTGAAAACGACTGTGGATGATGACCGCGGGGGTCGTCTGTTGTTTGTCGTAATGCACGTACCGAGCGATTCGAGCAGAAACTCCaaggccttgcccttgtcccacaTAATGCTCGGACGGATCTCCAGAACCTGATGCACCAAAGTTCCAGCAGTCTTGCTCAGTTTCTTTACTACTCACTAGTACTGCTATTATTAGGCAAGGACAAGGACAATCAATCATCTGCATATATGTTCGGGGTTAAGTTTAATTACCTTCCTCCCTTGAGTGAGCTTCAGTTTGGGGTAGTCCTTGATCACGGCCTTGACTTGCTCGGCCAAAGCATTCCATCTCTGCAGGAAGATAAGGGAGGCGCGTGGTTAAGACAGATGGTGAGAATAGATTAGCCGCGCGTGATGCAACTTGGCGTTGAAGTGTGGTTGGCAACTTGGGCACTTGGCATCCCAAGATGGAGCAAGGCGTTGCCTACCTTTTCATCAACACATCTGAAGTGCACGGACAGGCAGAACTTGttgttctccaccttggcgcCAGGCGTGGACTTCGTCTTTTCCACCAGCGCCTTGTACACCTGGCAAAAAAAGGGGATTCACCGCGTGCATGGCCATTGTTAATCTCCTCGTGCATCGGCTGGACTTCACAAGTTAAGCACAAGTCGACAAGCAAGTGCTCTTCTTCTAATCGACTTTAGCAGCAGCGTACCTCGTCGATCACGGGGAGAAATTCGCTTGCAGGTTGGCACAGAACTAACTCGGGCTGCAGATGCGAATCAGAGGGGAAGATTTAATTTGATCAGTCAAAGTCATGGAGTGGACAGGGTTGAGGATGATTGGTAGTCTCGGACGAACTCAAGGAGATGAAAGCAAGTGAGGAGAGCTAGAAAGCGTACATTGGAGCCTGGTCCCTTGATGTCCATGCCATGGCTGCCGGCGTAGTAGAGCTCCGAGAGGTCGACGAAGTTGCGCACCTGTGCAGCGCGAGAACGAAGAAGAAGAAAGTCAAATCAGCCAATGGCCTATAAACTCGCGTGCGAGCTTGCCAAGTGTTTGCGGTGCTGACTGCTGAGACAAGTAGTGGCGCAGGCAATGTACCTTGTCGCGGCAGCGCCCGCTCACGATCGCCGTCGGGAAGTGCTTCGCGACGTCGCGCACCGCCGCTCTCATCTGCGCACCAGTACACCGCAAGGGTGAAAACGTCAGTCGAGGGTGAACTTTTGTCCTGGCGGCCGGCCGCCATGAAAGGTTGTATGTGCCGGCCGGGGACCGGGGTAGAGCAGCACGAGGCCTCACCGCGTCGCTCATGtaggcggcgtcggggtcggcgACGATGGGGGAGAGCGTGCCGTCGTAATCTAGGAACATGACGACCTTCTTCCCCTTGCACGCGCTGGCAATCTGCTCGAACTTCCCGAGCGCCGACGGGTGCTTCCTCTGCAAGAGAGGCCAAAGCCAAACAGGGTTAGCATCGTACCTGAAGGCAACAAGCCATGCACGCGCGTGCAAGCTCCCGACGCGTGTCAAGAAGACGAGCTAGCGCGGCAAAGAAGACTAGCTCACCATCCAGGCCGTGAATTCATCGacgtcggcggcggcgcgggagcgGGTGGGCGAGGAAGCGCGCATGGCGTCGACCCAGGTGCAGCTGGCCGAGCGCGCGGCCGCCGCTGCCAGGTCGAGGTACCGCAGGGACATGGCGCCGGCGGCCGCGCCCCGGCAGGCCAGGAGGGCCGAGCTCGCGCCCGGCAGCGCGGCGCCGGCCGCAATGCCCATCTCCGACACGACCACGTCCTGGTTCGTCATGTGCTTCCGCTTCACCAGCGGCCCAGGCAGCAGGTTCGTTTCGTGGGAGGCAAAGCCGGCGACTTTCTCGATCGCCTCGTCCCAACACGAGACGGGACGAACGCAGCTAGAGGTAGGGGACTTGGGGGAGTGTGCAGGCTTCTCAGGGCTTGAGATGGGTGGATGCGAAGTGGGAGGAGTGAGGGGAACTTATAGCTCCGAGGTGGGCCCGGAGGGCCTGCCACGTAGGATCCCGAGTGGAGCCGACGTCAGGGCCGGGGTGGTCGCCGGGCTGCTTAGCTGGTAGTAGGCCGCAGCGGCATTGGTGCATGATGGCCCTGCTCCCTGCCGTATTGTTTTGTTTCAGTAGCATGCATGGACAACTGGGCAAGGAGTAGTCGTCTAGATGTGCATAAACACAAGACCGCAAAGCACTCTTTTGCCCATGCTTGCTATTTTGGGGTTTCTGTTGGGTAGTTGGTATAGCCCACGAGAACAAAGCCAATGGGCCACATATACTGGTTTCAAATTGGAAGGGGCCAATAGAGTCGGAACCTATTGACCCGATGGGTAGATCAAGGCCAAATCTAGGGGGGTTATCAGGATGTATCGACCTCGACGAAATTTGGTAAATCCTCTAGCAAAACATTGTTTAGTCTCAAGAAAAATTATACCATTTAATGAATCTGACCCTGATGACCCCGGTGATGTTTTCGTCTAGATTCGCCATTAGGGTAGACCCACACGACCACTCGACGTGATGTCGTCTTTCTACCTCCATCTCACCCTGATGCAGCTATGAAATTGTCACATCTTGGCCCAGTTTGAATTGGGCACATGTGTGTGTTGATGTGAGATTGTCTAATTTTTAGTCTCACCTTGGTTATCGTGGGTGGATTAGATGCTTCTAGAGGACTAGATGATATGTCACAAGCCTCACGGCTCACGTTACAATTTACGCGAATCAAGGACAATATATAAGTGGGTTGGTGCGAGCGCGAGGTCCACTTATACGTCATTTGAATCTCATCGAATTCTAAGAATCTGGATAAAAACAATCGCAACAGTTTTATTGGATTTTGGGATTCTAAAAATCTATGAGTTAAAATCCCTCTAAAGTCTTGATCACGGCGGGTGTGGCAATATTTCACGATGGTTGCCACGGACGGGTATTTGCTCCACCCATATTTGCTCCACCCACACCACACCATTCCTACATGAAACCACTCAAGAGTGGTTTACCATACAATGAGCAATTTTAACCTAGACTGTCCATAGAAAAACTCAGCCCCTAGGGTAAGACCTCCTTTGATGCATTGACAGAAAAAGGCTTGTTAGTTTTTTGTGCATCGGCCtgctcgctggttggtttctgggctgatttgggctagctggtgctggtttgttgtgagagaaaaacactgttggttggctgatttgggctggctgaaaccaacaagcaaacaggCTGCATGTATTGGCCGGAGCTATGCCAACTTATTAGGAAATGATAGTGTGTTGTTTTCAACAGGAATGGTAAGAAAAATGTTTGTATGTCTTTGACGATAGGACTGAAAGAATAGGAGGAACTAGATTACCCTCTCGGGCTCTAGGCTGCATGTTGATATAGTCCAGGAAACGCCCCTGGTGTGGCTTGTACAATAGGTAAGTTACAATACTTGCTATACAAGAAGATCTGTCTATCTATATTTAGTGTACAGCCAAGATACATATCTATATATGCCTATTACAATGCACGGATGCATGGCCCTCTAACAAACATATTTTAACACTCCCCCT encodes:
- the LOC136474797 gene encoding probable trehalose-phosphate phosphatase 4, producing MTNQDVVVSEMGIAAGAALPGASSALLACRGAAAGAMSLRYLDLAAAAARSASCTWVDAMRASSPTRSRAAADVDEFTAWMRKHPSALGKFEQIASACKGKKVVMFLDYDGTLSPIVADPDAAYMSDAMRAAVRDVAKHFPTAIVSGRCRDKVRNFVDLSELYYAGSHGMDIKGPGSNPELVLCQPASEFLPVIDEVYKALVEKTKSTPGAKVENNKFCLSVHFRCVDEKRWNALAEQVKAVIKDYPKLKLTQGRKVLEIRPSIMWDKGKALEFLLESLGFANCSDVLPVYIGDDRTDEDAFKVLRKRGQGIGILVSRCPKETNASYSLQDPGEVMDFLLRLVEWKRKSSAPPMIRPRV